From one Triticum urartu cultivar G1812 chromosome 3, Tu2.1, whole genome shotgun sequence genomic stretch:
- the LOC125549223 gene encoding protein LTO1 homolog: protein MDFLEPMIALNETHYQDGYRDGYDDGLVSGKEEGRQVGLKMGFQVGEELGFYQGCLDVWISIIRLDQDAFSARVRKYMEQLATLLSNYPLSDPENNHLQDMMKEIRLKFRVITGSLGAKLGYEGRPTSSEQDLEDI, encoded by the coding sequence ATGGATTTTCTTGAACCAATGATAGCCTTAAACGAGACACATTATCAAGACGGTTATAGAGATGGTTATGATGATGGCTTGGTATCCGGAAAGGAAGAAGGAAGGCAGGTCGGGTTAAAGATGGGTTTCCAAGTAGGTGAAGAGCTAGGATTCTATCAGGGCTGCTTGGATGTGTGGATCTCAATAATTCGCCTTGATCAAGATGCATTCTCAGCTCGGGTCAGGAAATACATGGAGCAACTAGCTACACTTCTAAGCAACTATCCTTTGTCTGATCCAGAGAATAATCACCTTCAAGACATGATGAAGGAGATAAGGCTGAAATTCAGGGTTATCACGGGAAGCTTAGGAGCAAAATTGGGGTATGAAGGTCGTCCCACATCATCAGAGCAAGACCTTGAGGATATTTAG